The Vulpes vulpes isolate BD-2025 chromosome 8, VulVul3, whole genome shotgun sequence genome has a window encoding:
- the SFTPB gene encoding pulmonary surfactant-associated protein B isoform X1 → MAESHLLLWLLLLPTLCGLGAADWSAPSLACARGPAFWCQNLEQALQCRALGHCLQEVWGNARADDLCQECQDIVRILTKMTKEAIFQDMVRKFLEHECDVLPLKLLTPQCHHMLGTYFPVVVDYFQSQINPKIICKHLGLCRPGLPEPEQESELSDPLLDKLILPELPGALQVTGPHTQDLSEQQLPIPLPYCWLCRTLIKRIQAMIPKGVLAVAVGQVCHVVPLVVGGICQCLAERYTVLLLDALLGRMLPQLVCGLVLRCSHEDSAGPALASLPSEWSPQESKCQLCMFVTTQAGNHSEQATPQAIRQACLSSWLDRQKCEQFVEQHMPRLQTLASGGRDAHTTCQALGACRTTFSPLQCIHIPHF, encoded by the exons ATGGCCGAGTCACAcctgctgctgtggctgctgctgctccccacaCTGTGTGGCCTGGGTGCTG CTGACTGGAGTGCCCCATCCCTGGCTTGTGCCCGGGGCCCCGCATTCTGGTGCCAAAACCTGGAGCAAGCACTGCAGTGCAGAGCCCTGGGTCACTGCCTACAGGAAGTCTGGGGCAATGCAAGAGCT GATGACCTCTGCCAGGAATGTCAGGACATCGTCCGCATCCTCACCAAGATGACCAAGGAGGCCATCTTCCAG GACATGGTGCGGAAGTTCCTGGAGCATGAGTGTGACGTTCTCCCCTTGAAGCTGCTCACGCCCCAGTGCCATCACATGCTTGGCACCTACTTCCCAGTGGTGGTCGACTACTTCCAAAGCCAGATT AACCCAAAGATCATCTGTAAGCACCTGGGCCTGTGCAGGCCTGGGCTTCCAGAGCCAGAGCAAGAGTCAGAGCTGTCAGATCCGCTGCTGGACAAGCTGATCCTCCCTGAGCTGCCTGGAGCCCTTCAGGTGACTGGACCTCATACACAG GATCTCTCTGAGCAGCAGTTGCCCATCCCCCTCCCGTACTGCTGGCTCTGCAGGACTCTGATCAAGCGGATCCAAGCTATGATTCCCAAG GGTGTGCTGGCTGTGGCTGTGGGCCAGGTGTGCCACGTCGTACCCCTGGTGGTGGGCGGCATCTGCCAGTGTCTGGCCGAGCGCTACACTGTCCTGCTGCTGGACGCGCTGCTGGGCCGCATGCTGCCCCAGCTGGTCTGCGGCCTCGTCCTCCGGTGCTCCCACGAGGACAGCGCTGGGCCAG CTCTGGCGTCTCTGCCCAGTGAATGGTCACCCCAAGAGTCCAAGTGCCAGCTCTGCATGTTTGTAACCACCCAAGCAGGGAACCACAGTGAGCAGGCCACGCCACAGGCAATACGCCAGGCCTGCCTCAGCTCCTGGCTGGACAGACAGAAG tGCGAGCAGTTTGTGGAGCAGCACATGCCTCGGCTGCAGACCCTAGCATCCGGGGGCAGGGATGCCCACACCACCTGCCAG GCCTTGGGGGCGTGTAGGACCACGTTCAGTCCTCTCCAGTGTATCCACATTCCTCACTTCTGA
- the SFTPB gene encoding pulmonary surfactant-associated protein B isoform X3 produces MAESHLLLWLLLLPTLCGLGAADWSAPSLACARGPAFWCQNLEQALQCRALGHCLQEVWGNARADDLCQECQDIVRILTKMTKEAIFQDMVRKFLEHECDVLPLKLLTPQCHHMLGTYFPVVVDYFQSQINPKIICKHLGLCRPGLPEPEQESELSDPLLDKLILPELPGALQVTGPHTQDLSEQQLPIPLPYCWLCRTLIKRIQAMIPKCLAERYTVLLLDALLGRMLPQLVCGLVLRCSHEDSAGPALASLPSEWSPQESKCQLCMFVTTQAGNHSEQATPQAIRQACLSSWLDRQKCEQFVEQHMPRLQTLASGGRDAHTTCQALGACRTTFSPLQCIHIPHF; encoded by the exons ATGGCCGAGTCACAcctgctgctgtggctgctgctgctccccacaCTGTGTGGCCTGGGTGCTG CTGACTGGAGTGCCCCATCCCTGGCTTGTGCCCGGGGCCCCGCATTCTGGTGCCAAAACCTGGAGCAAGCACTGCAGTGCAGAGCCCTGGGTCACTGCCTACAGGAAGTCTGGGGCAATGCAAGAGCT GATGACCTCTGCCAGGAATGTCAGGACATCGTCCGCATCCTCACCAAGATGACCAAGGAGGCCATCTTCCAG GACATGGTGCGGAAGTTCCTGGAGCATGAGTGTGACGTTCTCCCCTTGAAGCTGCTCACGCCCCAGTGCCATCACATGCTTGGCACCTACTTCCCAGTGGTGGTCGACTACTTCCAAAGCCAGATT AACCCAAAGATCATCTGTAAGCACCTGGGCCTGTGCAGGCCTGGGCTTCCAGAGCCAGAGCAAGAGTCAGAGCTGTCAGATCCGCTGCTGGACAAGCTGATCCTCCCTGAGCTGCCTGGAGCCCTTCAGGTGACTGGACCTCATACACAG GATCTCTCTGAGCAGCAGTTGCCCATCCCCCTCCCGTACTGCTGGCTCTGCAGGACTCTGATCAAGCGGATCCAAGCTATGATTCCCAAG TGTCTGGCCGAGCGCTACACTGTCCTGCTGCTGGACGCGCTGCTGGGCCGCATGCTGCCCCAGCTGGTCTGCGGCCTCGTCCTCCGGTGCTCCCACGAGGACAGCGCTGGGCCAG CTCTGGCGTCTCTGCCCAGTGAATGGTCACCCCAAGAGTCCAAGTGCCAGCTCTGCATGTTTGTAACCACCCAAGCAGGGAACCACAGTGAGCAGGCCACGCCACAGGCAATACGCCAGGCCTGCCTCAGCTCCTGGCTGGACAGACAGAAG tGCGAGCAGTTTGTGGAGCAGCACATGCCTCGGCTGCAGACCCTAGCATCCGGGGGCAGGGATGCCCACACCACCTGCCAG GCCTTGGGGGCGTGTAGGACCACGTTCAGTCCTCTCCAGTGTATCCACATTCCTCACTTCTGA
- the SFTPB gene encoding pulmonary surfactant-associated protein B isoform X2 → MAESHLLLWLLLLPTLCGLGAADWSAPSLACARGPAFWCQNLEQALQCRALGHCLQEVWGNARADDLCQECQDIVRILTKMTKEAIFQDMVRKFLEHECDVLPLKLLTPQCHHMLGTYFPVVVDYFQSQINPKIICKHLGLCRPGLPEPEQESELSDPLLDKLILPELPGALQDLSEQQLPIPLPYCWLCRTLIKRIQAMIPKGVLAVAVGQVCHVVPLVVGGICQCLAERYTVLLLDALLGRMLPQLVCGLVLRCSHEDSAGPALASLPSEWSPQESKCQLCMFVTTQAGNHSEQATPQAIRQACLSSWLDRQKCEQFVEQHMPRLQTLASGGRDAHTTCQALGACRTTFSPLQCIHIPHF, encoded by the exons ATGGCCGAGTCACAcctgctgctgtggctgctgctgctccccacaCTGTGTGGCCTGGGTGCTG CTGACTGGAGTGCCCCATCCCTGGCTTGTGCCCGGGGCCCCGCATTCTGGTGCCAAAACCTGGAGCAAGCACTGCAGTGCAGAGCCCTGGGTCACTGCCTACAGGAAGTCTGGGGCAATGCAAGAGCT GATGACCTCTGCCAGGAATGTCAGGACATCGTCCGCATCCTCACCAAGATGACCAAGGAGGCCATCTTCCAG GACATGGTGCGGAAGTTCCTGGAGCATGAGTGTGACGTTCTCCCCTTGAAGCTGCTCACGCCCCAGTGCCATCACATGCTTGGCACCTACTTCCCAGTGGTGGTCGACTACTTCCAAAGCCAGATT AACCCAAAGATCATCTGTAAGCACCTGGGCCTGTGCAGGCCTGGGCTTCCAGAGCCAGAGCAAGAGTCAGAGCTGTCAGATCCGCTGCTGGACAAGCTGATCCTCCCTGAGCTGCCTGGAGCCCTTCAG GATCTCTCTGAGCAGCAGTTGCCCATCCCCCTCCCGTACTGCTGGCTCTGCAGGACTCTGATCAAGCGGATCCAAGCTATGATTCCCAAG GGTGTGCTGGCTGTGGCTGTGGGCCAGGTGTGCCACGTCGTACCCCTGGTGGTGGGCGGCATCTGCCAGTGTCTGGCCGAGCGCTACACTGTCCTGCTGCTGGACGCGCTGCTGGGCCGCATGCTGCCCCAGCTGGTCTGCGGCCTCGTCCTCCGGTGCTCCCACGAGGACAGCGCTGGGCCAG CTCTGGCGTCTCTGCCCAGTGAATGGTCACCCCAAGAGTCCAAGTGCCAGCTCTGCATGTTTGTAACCACCCAAGCAGGGAACCACAGTGAGCAGGCCACGCCACAGGCAATACGCCAGGCCTGCCTCAGCTCCTGGCTGGACAGACAGAAG tGCGAGCAGTTTGTGGAGCAGCACATGCCTCGGCTGCAGACCCTAGCATCCGGGGGCAGGGATGCCCACACCACCTGCCAG GCCTTGGGGGCGTGTAGGACCACGTTCAGTCCTCTCCAGTGTATCCACATTCCTCACTTCTGA
- the SFTPB gene encoding pulmonary surfactant-associated protein B isoform X4 has translation MAESHLLLWLLLLPTLCGLGAADWSAPSLACARGPAFWCQNLEQALQCRALGHCLQEVWGNARADDLCQECQDIVRILTKMTKEAIFQDMVRKFLEHECDVLPLKLLTPQCHHMLGTYFPVVVDYFQSQINPKIICKHLGLCRPGLPEPEQESELSDPLLDKLILPELPGALQDLSEQQLPIPLPYCWLCRTLIKRIQAMIPKCLAERYTVLLLDALLGRMLPQLVCGLVLRCSHEDSAGPALASLPSEWSPQESKCQLCMFVTTQAGNHSEQATPQAIRQACLSSWLDRQKCEQFVEQHMPRLQTLASGGRDAHTTCQALGACRTTFSPLQCIHIPHF, from the exons ATGGCCGAGTCACAcctgctgctgtggctgctgctgctccccacaCTGTGTGGCCTGGGTGCTG CTGACTGGAGTGCCCCATCCCTGGCTTGTGCCCGGGGCCCCGCATTCTGGTGCCAAAACCTGGAGCAAGCACTGCAGTGCAGAGCCCTGGGTCACTGCCTACAGGAAGTCTGGGGCAATGCAAGAGCT GATGACCTCTGCCAGGAATGTCAGGACATCGTCCGCATCCTCACCAAGATGACCAAGGAGGCCATCTTCCAG GACATGGTGCGGAAGTTCCTGGAGCATGAGTGTGACGTTCTCCCCTTGAAGCTGCTCACGCCCCAGTGCCATCACATGCTTGGCACCTACTTCCCAGTGGTGGTCGACTACTTCCAAAGCCAGATT AACCCAAAGATCATCTGTAAGCACCTGGGCCTGTGCAGGCCTGGGCTTCCAGAGCCAGAGCAAGAGTCAGAGCTGTCAGATCCGCTGCTGGACAAGCTGATCCTCCCTGAGCTGCCTGGAGCCCTTCAG GATCTCTCTGAGCAGCAGTTGCCCATCCCCCTCCCGTACTGCTGGCTCTGCAGGACTCTGATCAAGCGGATCCAAGCTATGATTCCCAAG TGTCTGGCCGAGCGCTACACTGTCCTGCTGCTGGACGCGCTGCTGGGCCGCATGCTGCCCCAGCTGGTCTGCGGCCTCGTCCTCCGGTGCTCCCACGAGGACAGCGCTGGGCCAG CTCTGGCGTCTCTGCCCAGTGAATGGTCACCCCAAGAGTCCAAGTGCCAGCTCTGCATGTTTGTAACCACCCAAGCAGGGAACCACAGTGAGCAGGCCACGCCACAGGCAATACGCCAGGCCTGCCTCAGCTCCTGGCTGGACAGACAGAAG tGCGAGCAGTTTGTGGAGCAGCACATGCCTCGGCTGCAGACCCTAGCATCCGGGGGCAGGGATGCCCACACCACCTGCCAG GCCTTGGGGGCGTGTAGGACCACGTTCAGTCCTCTCCAGTGTATCCACATTCCTCACTTCTGA